One segment of Trichlorobacter ammonificans DNA contains the following:
- the hisB gene encoding imidazoleglycerol-phosphate dehydratase HisB: MSRAAQITRSTTETQIQLSLAVDGEGRSTISSSVPFLDHMLTLFARHGLFDLTVQANGDIDIDFHHTVEDIGIVLGQAFREALGDKQGIRRYGTARVPMDEALADVTVDLSGRPYLVYNVAITAPSVGSFDTELVREFFQAFANSCGCNLHLNLLYGDNAHHIIEACFKAFGRALDTATALDDRISGVMSTKGVL; the protein is encoded by the coding sequence ATGAGCAGAGCAGCACAGATTACCCGTAGTACCACCGAAACACAGATACAGCTCAGCCTGGCCGTGGATGGTGAGGGCCGGTCGACGATCAGCAGTTCCGTACCGTTTCTGGACCACATGCTGACCCTCTTTGCCCGCCACGGACTGTTCGACCTCACCGTGCAGGCCAACGGCGACATCGACATCGATTTCCATCACACGGTGGAGGATATCGGCATCGTGCTGGGGCAGGCGTTCCGGGAAGCGCTGGGCGACAAGCAGGGAATCCGCCGCTACGGAACCGCCCGGGTGCCGATGGACGAGGCATTGGCCGACGTGACGGTCGATCTTTCCGGCCGTCCCTATCTGGTCTACAACGTGGCGATCACCGCACCGAGCGTGGGCAGTTTCGATACCGAGCTGGTCCGGGAGTTTTTCCAGGCCTTTGCCAACAGTTGCGGCTGCAACCTGCACCTGAACCTGCTCTACGGCGACAATGCCCACCATATCATTGAGGCCTGCTTTAAAGCCTTCGGCCGTGCCCTGGATACCGCCACCGCGCTGGATGACCGGATCAGCGGCGTCATGTCGACCAAGGGCGTCCTGTAA
- a CDS encoding Hsp20/alpha crystallin family protein, producing MPRSGGRKPLFSEQYNRHLDEMRSLLHALDHRFDGENEGDVSVAMDIYETDRAVVLEFDLPGVLPDNISIMQRGMVVVIRADKLPDPPQERQRYLCLERHFGQMCRTVRLPDLTDPAQVRAEYRRGVLRIICPKGQERRIVIKE from the coding sequence ATGCCACGCTCCGGCGGCAGAAAACCCCTGTTCTCGGAACAGTACAACCGACATCTCGACGAGATGCGCTCGCTGCTGCATGCCCTTGACCACCGTTTCGACGGTGAAAACGAGGGGGACGTCTCCGTTGCCATGGATATCTACGAAACCGACCGGGCGGTAGTGCTGGAGTTTGACCTGCCCGGCGTGCTTCCCGACAACATCAGCATCATGCAGCGGGGGATGGTGGTGGTCATTCGAGCAGACAAGCTGCCCGACCCGCCGCAGGAACGGCAGCGTTATCTCTGCCTTGAACGCCATTTCGGCCAGATGTGCCGGACCGTCCGCCTGCCTGACCTGACTGACCCCGCCCAGGTCCGCGCCGAATACCGACGCGGCGTCCTGCGCATCATCTGCCCCAAGGGGCAGGAACGACGTATTGTCATAAAGGAGTAA
- a CDS encoding metallophosphoesterase, whose translation MTLFLFSFFLIYGSGHLYLFRLLRSAWPQLAPAWTVPALLWCLLMTVAPVAVRLLERHGHDLPARLLALTGYCWMGWLFLFCSLAAVLELLRGLRHAACYLVAIPRVSLLQPRPLALFCLLAATGIVLWGWFEALNIRTEQVRIPTATLSAGSRIRIVQISDLHVGVIVREERVRRVIEAIRQAQPDLIVSTGDLVDGNLRHFDGVSTLLRQLAPPLGMVAIPGNHEYYVGFRQAQEFTEKSGFRLLRSEAVPVGERLWVVGVDDPVGQQVAGYDPTAESRLLARAPRDRFVLVLKHRPEVATESRGRFDLQLSGHVHKGQIFPFTLLTRLRFPLPTGTMHLTGGGWLHVSRGTGTWGPPIRFLAPPEITVIDLVPEQQTH comes from the coding sequence ATGACCCTCTTCCTTTTTTCCTTCTTCCTGATTTACGGCAGCGGCCATCTCTATCTGTTCCGGCTGCTGCGGTCGGCCTGGCCCCAGCTCGCTCCCGCCTGGACGGTGCCGGCGCTGCTCTGGTGCCTGTTGATGACGGTGGCACCGGTGGCGGTGCGCCTGCTGGAACGCCACGGCCATGACCTGCCGGCCCGCCTGCTGGCCCTGACCGGCTACTGCTGGATGGGCTGGCTTTTCCTGTTCTGCTCCCTGGCCGCTGTTCTGGAACTGCTCCGCGGCCTGCGTCATGCGGCCTGCTACCTGGTGGCGATTCCCCGTGTTTCCCTGTTGCAACCCCGCCCTTTGGCGCTGTTTTGCCTGCTTGCCGCCACCGGCATCGTGCTCTGGGGCTGGTTCGAGGCCCTGAACATCCGTACCGAGCAGGTACGAATCCCCACTGCTACGCTGTCGGCCGGAAGCCGCATCCGGATCGTACAGATCAGCGACCTGCATGTGGGCGTGATCGTGCGGGAGGAGCGGGTCCGGCGGGTGATCGAGGCGATCCGGCAGGCCCAGCCCGATCTGATCGTTTCCACCGGCGACCTGGTGGACGGCAACCTGCGGCACTTCGACGGGGTTTCAACCCTGCTGCGCCAGTTGGCGCCGCCCCTGGGCATGGTGGCCATTCCCGGCAACCACGAATACTACGTCGGTTTCCGGCAGGCACAGGAGTTCACCGAGAAGTCGGGCTTTCGCCTGCTTCGCTCCGAAGCGGTGCCGGTGGGAGAGCGTCTCTGGGTGGTGGGGGTGGACGATCCGGTGGGGCAACAGGTAGCCGGCTACGACCCGACGGCGGAATCCCGCCTGCTGGCCCGCGCGCCCCGGGATCGCTTCGTGCTGGTGCTGAAACATCGCCCGGAAGTTGCGACGGAGAGCCGGGGACGGTTCGATCTGCAACTGTCCGGCCATGTCCACAAAGGGCAGATTTTCCCGTTCACCCTGCTTACGCGACTCCGCTTTCCGCTGCCCACCGGCACCATGCACCTGACAGGGGGGGGCTGGCTGCACGTCAGCCGTGGCACCGGCACCTGGGGACCGCCGATCCGCTTCCTTGCCCCGCCGGAAATAACCGTGATCGACCTGGTGCCGGAACAGCAGACCCACTAG
- the recC gene encoding exodeoxyribonuclease V subunit gamma, with amino-acid sequence MPFFVLCTVIPMPLTIYTSNRMEHLVTALAGVLAVPPDDPLTPELIVMQSRGMQRWLTMELAGRFGIWANCACPFPNALVADLFRRVLPEEHENDDYSREVLTWRILKLLPSLLATEAAAPLRHYCGRERDGLGRFQLAERIADTFDQYTLFRPEMLLAWENGAAGDGDQQWQAELWRLITAESRGNHRARLRSLFRERLRRPPSPTAGLPARMALFGISYLPGYHLSILEAAARHIEINLFLLSPTREYWADIIPRRRRERLTPLERAIVVEGNPLLASLGRLGRDFSDLALNLAERAGSQQDLYHDPGSDTLLHALQSDMLNLRGADSNERLSLDPGDRSVMIHSCHGPMRELEVLHDNLLFLLDSGSGLECRDIVVMTPDIETYAPYIAAVFGATRDPARSIPYSIADRRLASEGETTAAFLKLLALPTGRLTAVELLDLLATPPVRSRFELNEEDIPLVRDWLEESGIRWGLDEADRSRHGLPGYRDHSWMAGLDRLLLGLAMPDEGLTVAGILPFDAMEGARTRILGCLLTFVVTVRRTVEALNLPRPLADWRYRILSLLDDFLVDDDAGAHERSIIAGIAESLDEIAERSGFRDEVEPALIRAWFAGRLQQQEQGQGFMTGGVTFCAMLPMRSIPFRVVALIGMNDGAFPRKSRPPGFDLIARHPRPGDRSLRDEDRYLFLEALLSARDCLYISYVGQSLRDNGDLPPSVLVSECIDCIERRYRSDDGQPLAERLVTRHPLHPFSSAYFTPGSGLFSYGAENATALQERTGGLRPAPFIAAPLGDPAAPPREVALEQLIRCFSNPSRWFLEQRLGIRFPRQQLPLEEREPFGLEGLTAYQLRADLLQQVLDDRDPGQQLAALRGRGLLPPGRHGELLLADELETLQRFAPRIRQAIAGENRREPLEFSLEIDGCLLSGRLDRIHDSTMLRYRYARLKATDLLRTWLEHLALNAAAPPDYPRQTLLIQSDGSRRYRPVGTARELLAELLTYYRRGLSAPLPFFPESSLAWARSNDPEKTRRQWRDSFAGPGEGSEPHIHRCFGDREPFGEEFRVTAAAILGPLLHCLAEEPS; translated from the coding sequence ATGCCCTTTTTCGTTCTCTGCACGGTTATTCCCATGCCCCTCACCATCTACACCAGCAACCGGATGGAACACCTGGTAACGGCCCTGGCCGGCGTTCTGGCGGTGCCGCCGGACGATCCGCTGACACCGGAACTGATCGTCATGCAGAGCCGGGGGATGCAGCGCTGGCTCACCATGGAGCTGGCCGGGCGCTTCGGCATCTGGGCCAACTGCGCCTGCCCCTTTCCCAACGCCCTGGTGGCCGATCTGTTCAGGCGGGTGCTGCCGGAGGAACACGAGAACGACGATTACTCCCGCGAGGTGCTGACCTGGCGGATTCTGAAGCTGCTTCCCTCGTTGCTGGCAACCGAGGCGGCCGCACCGCTCAGACACTACTGCGGCCGGGAGCGTGACGGCCTGGGCCGCTTCCAGTTGGCGGAGCGGATCGCCGACACCTTCGACCAGTACACGCTCTTCCGACCGGAGATGCTACTCGCCTGGGAGAACGGTGCCGCAGGCGACGGGGATCAGCAGTGGCAGGCGGAGCTCTGGCGCCTCATCACCGCCGAAAGCCGCGGCAACCACCGGGCGCGACTGCGCTCCCTCTTCCGGGAGCGGCTGCGGCGGCCCCCATCCCCCACCGCCGGGCTGCCGGCCCGCATGGCGCTCTTCGGCATCTCCTACCTTCCCGGCTACCACCTCTCCATCCTGGAGGCGGCGGCCCGCCACATCGAGATCAACCTCTTCCTGCTCAGCCCAACCCGCGAATACTGGGCCGACATCATCCCCCGCCGTCGCCGGGAACGGCTGACCCCCCTGGAGCGGGCCATTGTCGTGGAGGGAAACCCGCTGCTGGCCTCCTTGGGCAGGCTGGGGCGCGACTTCTCCGACCTGGCCCTCAACCTGGCGGAGCGGGCCGGCAGCCAGCAGGACCTGTACCACGACCCGGGCAGCGACACGCTGCTGCACGCCCTCCAGTCCGACATGCTCAACCTGCGGGGCGCCGATAGCAACGAACGGTTGTCCCTCGACCCCGGCGATCGCTCGGTGATGATCCATTCCTGCCACGGTCCGATGCGGGAACTGGAGGTGCTGCACGACAACCTGCTCTTCCTGCTGGACAGCGGCAGCGGCCTGGAGTGCCGCGACATTGTGGTGATGACCCCCGACATCGAGACCTACGCTCCCTACATCGCGGCGGTGTTCGGTGCCACCCGGGACCCGGCCCGCTCCATCCCCTACTCCATCGCCGACCGCCGGCTGGCCAGCGAAGGGGAAACCACGGCGGCCTTCCTGAAACTGCTGGCACTGCCCACCGGCCGCCTGACCGCCGTGGAGCTGCTGGATCTCCTCGCTACGCCGCCGGTACGCAGCCGTTTCGAGCTGAACGAGGAGGATATCCCGCTGGTCCGCGACTGGCTTGAGGAGAGCGGCATCCGCTGGGGACTGGATGAAGCCGACCGCAGCCGGCACGGCCTGCCCGGCTATCGCGATCACTCCTGGATGGCCGGGCTGGACCGCCTGCTGTTGGGACTGGCCATGCCCGACGAGGGGCTTACCGTTGCCGGCATCCTCCCCTTTGATGCCATGGAAGGGGCACGCACGCGTATCCTGGGCTGCCTGCTGACGTTTGTCGTCACCGTACGCCGGACCGTGGAAGCCCTGAACCTCCCCCGTCCCCTGGCCGACTGGCGGTACCGGATACTCAGTCTGCTGGACGACTTTCTGGTCGACGACGATGCCGGCGCCCACGAACGCAGCATCATTGCCGGCATTGCGGAGAGTCTCGACGAAATTGCCGAACGTTCCGGCTTCCGGGATGAGGTGGAGCCGGCATTGATCCGTGCCTGGTTCGCCGGCCGGCTGCAGCAGCAGGAGCAGGGACAGGGGTTCATGACCGGCGGGGTCACCTTCTGTGCCATGCTGCCGATGCGCAGCATTCCGTTCCGGGTGGTGGCCCTGATCGGCATGAACGACGGTGCCTTTCCCCGGAAGAGCCGTCCGCCGGGCTTCGACCTGATCGCCCGTCATCCCCGGCCGGGAGATCGGTCCCTGCGGGACGAAGACCGCTACCTGTTTCTGGAAGCGCTCCTCTCTGCCCGGGATTGCCTGTATATCAGCTACGTGGGCCAGAGCCTGCGGGACAACGGCGACCTTCCTCCCTCGGTACTGGTCAGCGAATGTATTGACTGCATCGAGCGCAGGTATCGCAGCGATGACGGCCAGCCGCTGGCGGAGCGCCTGGTCACCCGCCACCCTCTGCACCCCTTCAGCAGCGCCTACTTCACCCCGGGTTCGGGGCTGTTCAGCTATGGGGCGGAAAACGCTACCGCGCTGCAGGAGCGCACTGGGGGCCTCCGTCCCGCTCCCTTCATCGCCGCCCCCCTCGGAGACCCCGCCGCTCCTCCCCGTGAAGTGGCCCTGGAGCAGCTGATCCGCTGCTTCAGCAACCCCAGCCGCTGGTTCCTCGAACAGCGCCTGGGCATCCGCTTTCCCCGTCAACAACTCCCCCTGGAAGAGCGGGAACCGTTCGGGCTGGAGGGATTGACCGCCTACCAGCTGCGTGCCGACCTGCTGCAGCAGGTGCTGGATGACCGCGATCCCGGCCAGCAGCTCGCGGCGCTGCGCGGACGGGGCCTGCTCCCCCCCGGTCGCCACGGCGAGCTGCTGCTGGCCGACGAGTTGGAAACGCTCCAGCGCTTTGCCCCGCGAATCCGGCAGGCGATTGCCGGGGAGAACCGACGGGAACCGCTGGAATTTTCCCTGGAGATCGACGGCTGCCTCCTGTCCGGGCGACTGGACCGGATTCATGACAGCACCATGCTGCGTTACCGGTACGCCCGTTTGAAAGCCACGGATCTGCTGCGTACCTGGCTGGAGCACCTGGCACTGAACGCCGCGGCCCCGCCGGATTACCCCCGGCAGACCCTGCTCATCCAGAGCGACGGCAGCCGCAGGTACCGACCGGTGGGAACGGCGCGTGAGCTGCTGGCGGAACTGCTGACCTACTACCGCCGGGGGCTCTCCGCGCCCCTCCCCTTCTTCCCCGAATCCTCCCTGGCCTGGGCCCGCAGCAACGACCCGGAAAAGACCCGCCGGCAGTGGCGCGACAGCTTCGCCGGTCCGGGCGAGGGGAGCGAGCCGCATATCCATCGCTGTTTCGGCGACCGGGAGCCCTTTGGCGAGGAGTTCCGCGTCACTGCCGCCGCCATACTGGGGCCGCTCTTACACTGCCTGGCAGAGGAGCCGTCATGA
- the lon gene encoding endopeptidase La, protein MVSQSDKEQTHTEPAIPTEEELRIPEELPLLPIRDVVVYPFMIIPLFVGREASIKAVDQALAGDRMIMLATQHEIGEEEPSPDQIYRVGTVGMIMRMLKLPDGRVKILVQGLVKARIVEYLEEKPFHTVRVERMVEPAAPDSLETEALIRTVREQLGKIAELGKQISPEVMVILENITDPGSMADLISSNIGLKLAEAQQLLEIVDPVKRLTKVNEFLAKEHEMLSVQAKIQHAAREEMGKNQKEYYLREQMKAIQQELGDNEGKEELEELRKAIEAAKMPEATQKEALKQLGRLERMHGDSGEAGVIRTYLDWLIELPWSKTTRDSHDIARAKKILDEDHCYLDKVKERILEFLAVRKLNRTMKGPILCFVGPPGVGKTSLGRSIARALNRKFVRISLGGVRDEAEIRGHRRTYLGALPGRLIQGMKQAGSKNPVFMLDELDKMGYDYKGDPSAALLEVLDPQQNNSFSDHYINQPFDLSNVLFLATANHSDPIPSALYDRMEVINIPGYTEEEKLEIAKRFLVPRQLKENGLKNKHIAFSDEAIQEIIAKYTREAGLRNLEREIGNVCRKVARKIAEGRKQQVKITPTSLHTYLGAAKYLRDDEMEKNEIGVVNGLAWTPVGGEVLHIEATTMPGKGGLSLTGQLGDVMKESVQAALAYVRTHGDEFRVPAEWFQEHEIHVHVPAGAVPKDGPSAGCAMATALVSILTRIPVKKDVAMTGEISLRGKVLPIGGLKEKILAAVRAGMKTVLIPEQNKKDLEDIPKEMQKKIRIVPVREIDEVLKLALEKFPLAKSKPKGGAGPKVMVRPQREITA, encoded by the coding sequence ATGGTGAGCCAGTCCGACAAGGAACAGACACACACCGAACCTGCCATCCCCACCGAGGAGGAACTCCGTATCCCGGAGGAACTTCCCCTGTTGCCGATCCGGGATGTGGTGGTCTATCCCTTCATGATCATACCACTTTTCGTCGGTCGCGAGGCATCGATCAAGGCAGTGGATCAGGCCCTGGCCGGGGACCGCATGATCATGCTGGCGACTCAGCACGAAATCGGCGAAGAGGAGCCGTCGCCGGACCAGATCTATCGCGTCGGCACCGTGGGCATGATCATGCGCATGCTGAAACTGCCCGACGGTCGGGTAAAAATTCTGGTGCAGGGGCTGGTCAAAGCCCGCATCGTCGAATACCTGGAAGAGAAACCGTTCCACACCGTCCGGGTCGAGCGAATGGTGGAGCCTGCGGCGCCGGACTCCCTGGAGACCGAGGCCCTGATCCGTACCGTGCGGGAACAGCTGGGCAAGATCGCCGAACTAGGCAAGCAGATATCACCGGAAGTGATGGTGATCCTGGAAAACATCACCGACCCCGGCAGCATGGCCGACCTGATCTCCAGCAACATCGGCCTGAAGCTGGCCGAGGCCCAGCAGTTGCTGGAAATCGTCGATCCGGTGAAGCGGCTGACAAAAGTGAACGAATTCCTGGCCAAGGAGCACGAGATGCTCTCGGTCCAGGCCAAGATCCAGCATGCCGCCCGGGAGGAGATGGGGAAAAACCAGAAGGAATACTACCTGCGGGAGCAGATGAAGGCGATCCAGCAGGAGCTGGGGGACAACGAGGGGAAAGAGGAGCTGGAGGAGCTGCGCAAGGCCATCGAAGCGGCAAAAATGCCGGAGGCGACGCAGAAGGAGGCGCTGAAGCAGCTGGGCCGCCTGGAGCGGATGCACGGCGACTCCGGCGAGGCCGGCGTGATCCGCACCTACCTGGACTGGCTGATTGAACTCCCCTGGAGCAAAACCACCCGCGATTCCCACGATATCGCCCGGGCCAAGAAGATCCTGGACGAAGACCACTGCTACCTGGACAAGGTCAAGGAGCGGATTCTGGAGTTCCTGGCGGTACGCAAGCTGAACCGCACGATGAAGGGGCCGATCCTCTGCTTCGTCGGCCCTCCCGGCGTGGGCAAGACCTCTTTGGGCCGCTCCATCGCCCGGGCACTGAACCGCAAATTCGTTCGGATTTCTCTGGGCGGGGTGCGCGACGAGGCCGAAATCCGCGGCCACCGCCGCACCTACCTCGGGGCCCTGCCGGGCCGATTGATCCAGGGGATGAAGCAGGCCGGCTCCAAGAACCCGGTCTTCATGCTGGACGAGCTGGACAAGATGGGCTACGACTACAAGGGCGACCCGTCGGCGGCGCTGCTGGAGGTACTTGATCCCCAACAGAACAACAGCTTCTCCGACCATTACATCAACCAGCCGTTCGACCTTTCCAACGTGCTGTTCCTGGCCACGGCCAACCACAGCGACCCGATCCCCTCGGCCCTGTACGACCGGATGGAGGTGATCAACATCCCCGGCTATACCGAAGAGGAGAAACTGGAGATCGCCAAGCGGTTCCTGGTGCCGCGGCAGTTGAAGGAAAACGGCCTGAAGAACAAGCATATCGCCTTCAGCGACGAAGCGATCCAGGAGATTATTGCCAAATACACCCGTGAGGCCGGCCTGCGGAACCTGGAGCGGGAGATCGGCAACGTCTGCCGCAAGGTGGCCCGCAAGATCGCCGAGGGGCGGAAACAGCAGGTGAAGATCACCCCCACCTCGTTGCACACCTACCTGGGGGCCGCCAAGTATCTCCGCGACGACGAGATGGAGAAGAACGAAATCGGCGTGGTGAACGGTCTGGCCTGGACCCCGGTGGGGGGTGAGGTGCTGCATATCGAAGCCACCACCATGCCGGGCAAGGGGGGCCTCTCCCTCACCGGCCAGTTGGGGGATGTGATGAAGGAGTCGGTGCAGGCGGCACTGGCCTACGTCCGTACCCACGGCGACGAATTCCGCGTGCCGGCCGAGTGGTTCCAGGAGCATGAGATCCATGTCCACGTACCGGCCGGCGCCGTGCCCAAGGACGGCCCCTCCGCCGGCTGCGCCATGGCCACCGCCCTCGTCTCCATCCTGACCCGCATCCCGGTCAAGAAGGACGTGGCCATGACCGGCGAAATTTCGCTGCGGGGCAAGGTGCTGCCCATCGGTGGCCTCAAGGAGAAAATCCTGGCGGCGGTGCGTGCCGGTATGAAGACCGTGCTCATTCCGGAACAGAACAAGAAGGACCTGGAAGATATCCCCAAGGAGATGCAGAAGAAGATTCGGATCGTACCGGTCCGGGAAATCGACGAGGTGCTGAAGCTGGCCCTGGAAAAATTCCCGCTGGCAAAGTCAAAACCGAAAGGCGGTGCCGGTCCCAAGGTGATGGTGCGACCCCAGCGGGAAATCACGGCATGA
- a CDS encoding GGDEF domain-containing protein, with protein MALDTRKAPLHASWGENPAALQKLFMIVGSLSIAVILLASTWGFKTVFTGHVVRMAEADAVAVCELMLDFVHDAILKGENSNRSVAVSPGDIDRLDREIANFVDHLHVIKVKIFDHDHRIVYSTDKAIIGKVDAENPRLRRALYGSIDTELKEKKITDLKEEKGFTQKVVETYVPIRNEVGMVVGSFEIYLLIDRYDRALRRALVLTTLIMAVVLLGTFAVSHLLIGQSVRQVREAHTLLHRTAITDSLTGVANHGYLVSRGAEEFDRARRGYAVGGDKGLGCVLLDLDRFKQVNDTYGHLIGDQVLREFTRRIQTILRPYDLLGRYGGEEFVVLLPEASTAETCSIAERMLETVRREPFLTDAGELTITASGGTATSRDSDRSLEELLKRADDNLYQAKRDGRDRVCCAPDGCPT; from the coding sequence ATGGCACTCGATACCCGCAAAGCTCCGCTTCATGCCTCCTGGGGAGAGAACCCGGCAGCCCTGCAGAAACTGTTCATGATCGTGGGCAGCCTTTCCATTGCAGTTATTCTGTTGGCCTCCACCTGGGGATTCAAGACGGTCTTCACCGGTCACGTGGTCAGGATGGCTGAAGCGGACGCCGTTGCCGTCTGTGAGCTGATGCTGGACTTCGTGCATGACGCCATCCTGAAGGGGGAGAACTCGAACCGCTCCGTTGCCGTCTCTCCCGGGGACATCGACCGCCTTGACCGGGAGATCGCCAACTTTGTCGACCACCTGCATGTCATCAAGGTCAAGATATTCGACCATGACCACCGTATCGTCTACAGCACCGACAAGGCGATCATCGGCAAGGTGGACGCTGAAAACCCCCGCCTGCGGCGTGCCCTTTACGGCTCCATCGACACCGAACTGAAAGAGAAAAAGATAACGGACCTGAAGGAGGAAAAGGGGTTCACCCAGAAGGTGGTGGAAACCTATGTACCGATCAGAAACGAGGTCGGCATGGTGGTGGGAAGCTTCGAGATCTACCTGCTGATCGACCGCTACGACCGGGCATTACGCAGAGCCCTGGTCCTGACCACCCTGATCATGGCCGTGGTGCTGCTGGGGACCTTTGCGGTTTCCCACCTGCTCATCGGCCAGAGCGTGCGGCAGGTTCGGGAGGCCCATACCCTGCTGCACCGGACCGCCATTACCGACAGTCTGACCGGCGTCGCCAATCACGGCTACCTCGTGTCCCGGGGAGCGGAGGAGTTCGACCGGGCCCGGCGCGGGTATGCTGTCGGCGGCGACAAGGGACTGGGGTGTGTGCTGCTGGACCTGGACCGCTTCAAACAGGTTAACGACACTTACGGCCACCTGATCGGCGATCAGGTTTTGCGGGAGTTCACCCGGCGCATCCAGACCATCCTCAGGCCCTATGACCTGCTGGGGCGCTACGGCGGCGAAGAATTCGTGGTGCTGCTTCCCGAGGCATCAACAGCAGAAACCTGCAGCATCGCCGAGCGAATGCTCGAGACGGTACGCCGTGAACCGTTTCTCACCGATGCCGGCGAACTGACCATTACCGCCAGCGGTGGCACCGCAACCAGCAGAGACAGCGACCGCAGCCTGGAAGAATTGCTGAAGCGGGCCGACGACAATCTGTACCAGGCCAAGCGGGACGGTCGGGACCGGGTCTGCTGCGCACCCGACGGCTGTCCGACCTGA
- the hisC gene encoding histidinol-phosphate transaminase: MNRLRQNIRDMAGYIPGFQPPDIASWIKLNTNENPYPPSPRVREAILAELGEDAALLRTYPSASSSLLREAAGRLYGFDPDWIIMANGSDEVLNNLIRACAGEGEEIGYVHPSYSYYATLAEIQGARVRTFGLTDDWRIAGFPGRYDGRLFFLTTPNSPLGGVFSLAYIEELAGRCAGLLVVDEAYADFAGENALELVKRCDNVVVTRTLSKSYALAGMRLGLAIARPAIIAALDKIRDHYNLDRLAQAACLAALEDQDYFRRRCDQVVATRERFSAALRALGFTVPSSGGNFIFATPPDRDGRRLYDDLYRSRILVRHFSDPLLAHGVRISIGTDEEMARTLAVIAGGKHDATA; the protein is encoded by the coding sequence ATGAACAGGCTACGTCAGAACATACGCGATATGGCAGGCTATATTCCCGGTTTTCAGCCGCCGGATATCGCCTCCTGGATCAAGCTGAACACCAACGAAAACCCCTATCCCCCCTCGCCGCGGGTCAGGGAGGCGATCCTGGCCGAGCTGGGCGAGGACGCCGCGCTGCTGCGTACCTATCCCAGCGCATCGAGCAGCCTGTTGCGGGAGGCTGCCGGCCGGCTGTACGGCTTCGATCCGGACTGGATTATCATGGCCAACGGCTCCGATGAGGTGCTGAACAACCTGATACGGGCCTGCGCCGGCGAGGGCGAGGAGATCGGCTACGTCCACCCCTCCTACTCCTATTACGCCACTCTGGCCGAGATACAGGGGGCGCGGGTACGGACCTTCGGCCTGACCGACGACTGGCGCATCGCCGGCTTTCCCGGGCGCTACGACGGCAGGCTGTTCTTTTTGACCACCCCCAACTCGCCGCTGGGGGGAGTCTTTTCGCTTGCCTACATCGAAGAACTGGCCGGCCGCTGCGCTGGCCTGCTGGTGGTGGACGAGGCCTATGCCGACTTTGCCGGCGAGAACGCCCTGGAGCTGGTGAAGCGGTGCGACAACGTGGTGGTTACCCGCACCCTTTCCAAGAGCTACGCCCTGGCCGGCATGCGTCTGGGGCTGGCCATTGCCCGTCCCGCCATCATCGCCGCCCTGGACAAGATCCGGGATCACTACAACCTGGATCGCCTGGCCCAGGCGGCCTGTCTGGCGGCCCTGGAGGATCAGGACTACTTCCGCCGTCGCTGCGACCAGGTGGTGGCTACCCGGGAACGTTTCAGTGCAGCCCTGCGCGCTCTCGGCTTCACGGTGCCGTCTTCCGGCGGTAATTTCATCTTCGCCACGCCGCCGGATCGGGACGGTCGCCGACTTTATGACGATCTCTATCGCAGCAGGATTCTCGTTCGGCATTTCAGCGATCCGCTGCTTGCCCACGGGGTACGCATATCCATCGGTACCGACGAGGAAATGGCGCGGACCTTGGCGGTGATCGCGGGGGGGAAGCATGATGCAACTGCATGA